A single window of Anaerolineales bacterium DNA harbors:
- the rplC gene encoding 50S ribosomal protein L3 → MKGLIGKKVGMTQIFDASGAAKPVTLLEAGPCFVTQVRLPERDGYRAVQLGFGETKPRRMAAGELGHLKKNNLPPLRHLREFRIQPDEQVSEGDQVTVAVFAVGERVDVVAVSKGKGFQGAVKRHGFSGGPKTHGQSDRQRAPGSIGSTSTPGRVYKGTRMPGHMGSERVTSQNLRIEWVDTERNLLGVNGSIPGPRGGLVVIKAARKQ, encoded by the coding sequence ATGAAAGGGCTGATTGGCAAGAAAGTTGGGATGACCCAGATCTTCGACGCCTCCGGTGCCGCCAAGCCGGTGACGCTGCTCGAAGCTGGGCCATGCTTTGTCACCCAGGTGCGGCTGCCGGAACGCGACGGCTACCGGGCTGTCCAGCTCGGCTTCGGCGAGACCAAGCCCCGGCGAATGGCGGCCGGCGAGCTCGGGCATCTCAAGAAGAACAACCTGCCTCCGTTGCGCCACCTGCGCGAGTTCCGCATCCAGCCGGACGAACAAGTCAGCGAAGGTGACCAGGTCACCGTCGCGGTCTTCGCCGTCGGCGAGCGCGTGGACGTGGTGGCCGTCAGCAAGGGCAAGGGTTTTCAGGGCGCCGTCAAGCGCCACGGCTTCAGCGGCGGCCCCAAGACGCATGGTCAATCGGACCGCCAGCGGGCCCCCGGTTCGATCGGTTCGACCTCGACGCCGGGACGCGTATACAAGGGAACCCGCATGCCTGGGCACATGGGATCGGAACGCGTGACCTCGCAGAATCTGCGAATTGAGTGGGTGGACACCGAGCGCAACCTGCTCGGGGTCAACGGCAGCATCCCCGGGCCGCGGGGAGGCCTGGTGGTCATCAAGGCTGCCCGGAAGCAATAG